One Streptomyces sp. NBC_01217 genomic region harbors:
- a CDS encoding FAD binding domain-containing protein, translating to MKPAVFDYFTARTVYEAVDALSNAKDAKVLAGGQSLLLEMHLKRLSPDVVVDINQIPELGGMEVQDGVLRVGPLVRHRVFENPRAVPGPLGELFARAVVNIAHPPVRNRGTMAGSFGWAHPASEWCALAVALDTDIELTGPGGIRQVGACDFFTGSFRTVRQPHEVITSLRWPLLSGDTGVGFIEHRRTHFCFAQVAVGATLDISDGMIEGARIGLVNCADRPVRARAAEEVLAGVEAGEVPAGYKLPKGHPFARAGRIAADQDASPIAEPYADIEYRRHAIATVVARTLCQAAADQRSRTDAEKGNWSITDG from the coding sequence ATGAAGCCCGCGGTCTTCGACTACTTCACGGCGCGGACGGTGTACGAAGCTGTCGACGCGCTGAGCAACGCCAAGGACGCCAAGGTGCTCGCGGGCGGGCAGAGCTTGCTCCTGGAAATGCATCTGAAGCGTCTCAGCCCCGACGTCGTGGTCGACATCAACCAAATTCCGGAACTCGGCGGAATGGAAGTGCAGGACGGCGTTCTGCGGGTCGGTCCTCTCGTCCGGCACCGTGTCTTCGAGAACCCGCGGGCCGTGCCGGGCCCGCTCGGAGAGCTGTTCGCGCGTGCCGTTGTCAACATCGCGCATCCGCCCGTCCGTAACCGCGGCACTATGGCGGGCAGTTTCGGCTGGGCCCACCCGGCGTCGGAATGGTGCGCTCTCGCCGTGGCTCTCGATACCGATATCGAGCTGACCGGTCCGGGGGGCATCCGTCAGGTCGGCGCCTGCGACTTCTTCACAGGATCCTTCCGGACGGTCCGGCAACCGCACGAGGTGATCACCTCCTTGCGGTGGCCACTGCTCAGCGGCGACACGGGCGTCGGGTTCATCGAGCACAGGCGCACGCACTTCTGCTTCGCTCAGGTGGCGGTTGGGGCGACGCTGGATATCAGCGACGGAATGATCGAGGGAGCCAGGATCGGACTGGTGAACTGCGCCGACCGTCCTGTGCGCGCGCGCGCCGCCGAGGAGGTGCTGGCCGGCGTGGAGGCCGGTGAGGTGCCGGCGGGCTACAAGCTGCCCAAGGGCCATCCTTTCGCCCGAGCCGGCCGCATCGCGGCGGATCAGGATGCGTCCCCGATCGCCGAGCCCTACGCCGACATCGAGTACCGCAGGCACGCCATCGCGACCGTGGTGGCCAGGACGCTGTGCCAGGCCGCAGCAGACCAGAGGTCGCGCACCGACGCTGAGAAAGGTAACTGGTCCATCACTGATGGTTGA
- a CDS encoding IS110 family transposase — protein MSRIWAGIDSGKGHHHGPALDVDGETLLSRRVANDELELLKLISDVLDLADSREVTWAIDMTGGEPALLLALLINHGQVVLYMPGRLVNRASDGYRGEGKKHFQAVLALARRRVNVLWALIRDRRCYQVTPFSWTPAGSSCERWCTRPRS, from the coding sequence ATGAGCCGGATATGGGCGGGGATCGACAGCGGCAAGGGGCATCACCACGGCCCTGCCCTGGATGTGGACGGCGAGACGCTCCTGTCGCGGCGGGTCGCCAACGACGAGCTCGAGCTGCTGAAACTGATCAGCGATGTCCTCGACCTGGCCGATAGCCGTGAGGTCACCTGGGCCATCGACATGACCGGCGGAGAACCCGCGCTGCTGCTGGCCCTGCTGATCAACCATGGCCAAGTAGTCCTCTACATGCCCGGACGGCTGGTGAACCGCGCCTCTGACGGCTACCGCGGCGAGGGGAAGAAACACTTCCAGGCAGTACTCGCTCTCGCCCGCCGACGCGTCAACGTTCTGTGGGCCCTGATCCGTGACCGACGGTGCTACCAAGTCACACCCTTCTCGTGGACACCTGCGGGCTCGTCCTGCGAGCGGTGGTGCACTCGGCCTCGATCCTGA
- a CDS encoding (2Fe-2S)-binding protein, protein MKITLNVNGQDYALDVEPRRILADVLRDDCRLTGTHLGCEHGVCGACSVLVGGESLRACLMLAVQCDGKAIRTVEGLADPDGEPSALQKAFSAERALQCGFCTAGFLMVATGELEADPSIADDEKRINDIVSSNVCRCTGYEPIRRAITRAAREQRKSTS, encoded by the coding sequence ATGAAGATCACCCTCAACGTCAATGGTCAGGACTACGCGCTTGACGTAGAGCCACGACGCATCCTCGCCGACGTGCTGCGGGACGACTGCCGGCTAACCGGAACGCATCTGGGCTGCGAGCACGGCGTATGTGGGGCCTGCAGCGTGCTGGTGGGCGGTGAGTCCCTCCGCGCCTGCCTCATGCTGGCCGTGCAGTGCGATGGCAAGGCGATCCGGACGGTAGAGGGTCTGGCGGACCCGGACGGCGAACCCAGCGCGTTGCAGAAGGCGTTCTCCGCCGAGCGTGCGCTGCAGTGCGGCTTCTGCACCGCTGGTTTCCTCATGGTGGCCACCGGCGAGCTGGAGGCCGACCCGAGCATCGCCGACGACGAGAAACGCATCAATGACATCGTCAGCTCCAACGTCTGCCGTTGCACCGGCTACGAACCGATCCGCCGTGCGATCACCCGCGCCGCGCGAGAGCAACGTAAAAGCACGTCCTGA
- a CDS encoding xanthine dehydrogenase family protein molybdopterin-binding subunit, with protein sequence MYQWTRREDERLTTGRGRYVADIHVPGCLDAVFVRSAVGHGTLRSVDTSKAASGPGVLGAYTAATLQQLPSVPDPVLGQSSDRGADGREWPPLVRERVRYAGEAVAVVLAEDRYRAEDAAARVTFEVEPLRAMVTPSAAVAADAIPLFEGHTTNVVMEDETGRPIQDSVWREAAVVVEGRYRQSLLMPTPMECRGILVIPDEDGLTVHSGHQMPYRLRRELASLWGWAEDQIRVVVPDTGGAYGSKSGCLPEFVVVAHLAMTLGRPVRWIEDRLESMFVATRGRGQDQYARLAADSDGRLLAYELSLEADVGAYPHLGVALPMQTASMAPGPYAIPEVHARVRSVLTNTMITYPYRGAGRPEAVMALERSMDTLARRLKVDSAELRRRNFIPPESFPHQTPTGRKYDSGEYARALELALETVDYDNWRAEQARRREDSAAKPIGIGLSSYVERSGGEPGTLFECGSVEVHQDGTVTARCGAASSGQSHETVLAGLVARTLGIDETRVRLIEGDTAEQPDGLGSFASRTAQVAGALLQHCSRQVIDTALARAAAIWDVPLEHVMWSDGCLQHTDDDSMCLELGELVELTEPLKVDDRFETEAAFPFGTHVVVAEVDTELGTVTLLRVVAVDDCGIVLDSGTVHGQALGSCMQGIGQALYEAIPYDDAGAPMLDNGLLDYLLPTFEEVPPIEIRDTCTPSPVSPLGAKGAGESGCIGTPPAVVNAVVDALQVADPDLLQMPLTPDVVWRAARAPKSEEPE encoded by the coding sequence GTGTACCAGTGGACGCGTAGGGAGGACGAACGGCTGACGACTGGCCGGGGCCGCTACGTCGCCGACATCCACGTACCCGGCTGTCTGGACGCGGTATTCGTTCGCAGCGCCGTCGGTCATGGGACCCTCAGGTCGGTGGACACCAGCAAGGCCGCCTCGGGGCCGGGTGTGCTGGGCGCGTATACGGCGGCCACGCTCCAGCAACTGCCGTCTGTCCCGGACCCCGTACTCGGCCAGTCCTCGGACCGCGGCGCCGACGGCCGGGAGTGGCCGCCGCTGGTCCGCGAGCGGGTGCGTTATGCGGGGGAGGCGGTCGCGGTGGTGCTGGCGGAGGACCGTTATCGGGCCGAAGACGCGGCGGCGAGAGTTACCTTCGAGGTCGAACCGCTGCGCGCGATGGTCACGCCGTCCGCCGCTGTGGCGGCGGACGCGATCCCCTTGTTCGAGGGGCACACCACCAATGTCGTCATGGAAGACGAGACGGGCCGGCCGATCCAGGACTCGGTCTGGCGCGAAGCGGCCGTAGTGGTGGAGGGGCGGTACAGGCAGAGCTTGTTGATGCCGACACCGATGGAGTGCCGGGGCATCCTGGTGATCCCGGACGAGGACGGGCTGACCGTTCACTCCGGGCACCAGATGCCATATCGCCTGCGCCGCGAACTGGCCTCGCTGTGGGGCTGGGCGGAAGATCAGATCCGGGTGGTCGTTCCCGACACCGGAGGAGCATACGGTTCCAAGAGCGGATGTCTGCCGGAGTTCGTCGTGGTCGCCCATCTGGCGATGACCCTCGGACGACCTGTCCGGTGGATCGAGGACCGGCTCGAATCCATGTTCGTCGCTACGCGTGGCCGGGGACAGGACCAGTATGCCCGTCTTGCCGCCGATTCCGACGGACGCTTGCTGGCCTACGAGCTGAGTCTGGAAGCTGATGTCGGCGCCTACCCGCACCTCGGCGTTGCGCTGCCCATGCAGACCGCCTCCATGGCACCTGGCCCGTACGCCATCCCCGAAGTGCACGCGAGGGTCAGGTCGGTGCTGACCAACACCATGATCACCTATCCCTATCGGGGGGCCGGCCGTCCAGAAGCGGTGATGGCGCTAGAACGGTCGATGGACACGCTGGCCCGCAGGCTGAAGGTGGACTCCGCCGAGCTCAGGCGGCGGAACTTCATCCCGCCTGAGAGCTTCCCGCACCAGACCCCCACCGGCCGGAAGTACGACAGCGGTGAGTATGCCAGAGCGCTCGAACTGGCCCTGGAGACCGTGGATTACGACAATTGGCGAGCCGAGCAGGCCAGGCGGCGTGAGGACTCCGCCGCCAAGCCAATTGGGATCGGACTGTCGTCCTACGTGGAGCGCTCCGGAGGCGAGCCGGGCACCCTTTTCGAGTGCGGCAGTGTCGAGGTCCACCAGGACGGCACCGTCACCGCCCGTTGTGGTGCCGCGTCTAGCGGCCAGAGCCACGAGACGGTGCTAGCCGGCTTGGTGGCGAGGACCCTCGGTATTGACGAGACACGTGTCCGTCTCATCGAGGGCGACACTGCCGAACAGCCCGACGGTCTCGGGTCGTTCGCCAGCCGCACAGCACAGGTGGCTGGTGCGTTGCTGCAGCACTGCTCTCGACAGGTCATCGACACGGCCCTGGCGCGGGCCGCCGCGATATGGGACGTGCCATTGGAGCACGTGATGTGGTCCGACGGCTGCCTGCAGCACACCGATGACGACTCCATGTGCCTGGAGCTGGGCGAACTGGTCGAGCTGACTGAGCCCTTGAAGGTGGACGACAGGTTCGAGACCGAGGCGGCCTTCCCCTTCGGCACGCATGTCGTGGTGGCGGAGGTCGACACCGAGCTCGGAACGGTGACACTGCTGCGGGTGGTAGCGGTCGACGATTGCGGGATAGTGCTGGACTCCGGCACTGTGCACGGTCAAGCCCTCGGATCATGCATGCAAGGAATCGGACAAGCCCTGTACGAGGCGATCCCGTATGACGACGCCGGTGCCCCGATGCTGGACAACGGTCTTCTGGACTACCTGCTGCCGACATTTGAGGAAGTCCCGCCGATCGAGATCAGGGACACGTGCACCCCGAGCCCGGTCTCACCGCTGGGAGCTAAGGGAGCCGGCGAGTCCGGTTGCATTGGAACGCCGCCGGCGGTCGTCAACGCGGTCGTCGATGCTCTTCAAGTCGCCGATCCAGATCTGTTGCAGATGCCGCTGACTCCCGATGTGGTCTGGCGCGCGGCTCGAGCCCCGAAGTCGGAGGAACCCGAATGA
- a CDS encoding YbaB/EbfC family nucleoid-associated protein, giving the protein MDLDDGLGIQKLLESTRRIQQDLSRAQEELRALTVQGTAGGGAVQATVNGKGVLQDLVISQVVADAGNAQGLADMIVSAVRNAQQALAARQEEQFVPVLEELRTELGDFSR; this is encoded by the coding sequence ATGGACCTTGACGACGGCCTCGGCATCCAGAAGCTCCTGGAAAGCACCCGCCGGATCCAGCAGGACCTGTCCCGGGCCCAGGAGGAGCTCCGCGCGCTGACCGTGCAGGGCACGGCGGGCGGCGGAGCGGTGCAGGCGACCGTCAACGGCAAGGGCGTACTCCAGGACCTGGTGATCTCACAGGTCGTGGCCGACGCGGGCAACGCGCAGGGCCTGGCCGACATGATCGTCTCCGCGGTCCGGAACGCCCAGCAGGCTCTGGCCGCCCGGCAGGAAGAGCAGTTCGTCCCCGTGTTGGAAGAGCTCCGCACGGAGCTGGGGGACTTCTCCCGCTGA
- a CDS encoding RICIN domain-containing protein has protein sequence MPPQPKPQDPALLDGASSRFADAFTRRTTQLREGGNPRARPWTWIVSAAALTAVVVLVVFAIAKLPAGSGDKEKAVAAASVSPSASGAAQSSTSHSNSTAPGMPGGVKAVGPDAPAPNGGGGPKAGGGSGGSGEKAPGAPTGPPIAGANTGSGSGSGSGSANTARSTQTTQAPQNTTYPGVAVVSHDSNRCVAATGAANSMATDGTRLEIWDCGGGSWQKIDFRSDGTARMFGLCMDVAGASQNDGTPIQLARCNGGWAQKFKVNSSHDLVNTAIGKCVDVVDKNTANGTKLQLWTCYGTDNQKWSKR, from the coding sequence GTGCCGCCCCAACCCAAGCCGCAGGACCCCGCGCTGCTGGACGGAGCCTCGTCGCGCTTCGCCGACGCTTTCACCCGGCGCACGACGCAGCTCCGCGAGGGGGGCAACCCGCGGGCCCGGCCGTGGACGTGGATAGTCTCCGCGGCCGCGCTCACCGCCGTCGTGGTTCTGGTGGTGTTCGCGATCGCGAAGCTCCCCGCCGGTTCCGGCGACAAGGAGAAGGCTGTCGCCGCCGCCTCCGTTTCCCCGTCCGCGTCCGGCGCCGCGCAGTCCTCCACCTCGCACAGCAACTCGACCGCACCGGGCATGCCGGGCGGCGTCAAGGCCGTCGGCCCCGACGCCCCGGCGCCGAACGGCGGAGGCGGTCCCAAGGCCGGAGGCGGAAGCGGCGGATCCGGCGAGAAGGCGCCGGGCGCACCGACCGGGCCGCCGATCGCCGGTGCGAACACCGGCTCCGGCTCTGGTTCCGGGTCCGGCAGTGCCAACACCGCGCGGTCGACCCAGACCACGCAGGCGCCGCAGAACACCACCTACCCGGGCGTTGCGGTCGTCAGCCACGACAGCAACCGCTGCGTCGCTGCCACGGGAGCAGCCAACAGCATGGCCACTGACGGCACGCGCCTGGAGATCTGGGACTGCGGCGGCGGATCGTGGCAGAAGATCGACTTCCGCTCCGACGGCACGGCCCGGATGTTCGGCCTGTGCATGGACGTCGCAGGCGCCTCCCAGAATGACGGCACGCCCATCCAGCTCGCCAGATGCAACGGCGGCTGGGCCCAGAAGTTCAAGGTGAACAGCTCGCACGACCTCGTGAACACCGCGATCGGCAAGTGCGTCGACGTCGTCGACAAGAACACCGCCAACGGCACCAAACTCCAGCTGTGGACCTGCTACGGCACCGACAACCAGAAGTGGAGCAAGCGCTGA
- a CDS encoding IS30 family transposase, whose amino-acid sequence MPTDVKRRYFELLREGLMGAAAAREVGVSTSCGSLWFIDAGSMLVPDPGPISPRFLTQDDRIAIADGLHAKQPVKEIAASIGKSLSTVYREIERNRKPDGRYQPWWAHNQALLRRGRPKEEKIRSHEPLRTLVREKLTEKWSPQQVSRFLARSFGNDPAMRACPETIYRALFAGLLGFKDARLRTGRTRRKKQRRGVPQPNKIKNMTLIHQRPLEVNDRTQPGHWEGDLIIGRGQGSAIGTLVERSTRYVRLVHLPHGWKAPQVRNALIAQTADLPTQLRRTLTWDQGRELALHQDIEALTGLRIYFCDPHSPWQRGTNENTNGLLRQYFRKGTDLSVHTSHDLREVARQLNRRPRMVLGDKTPSEAMRDYLTGPLTC is encoded by the coding sequence ATGCCGACCGATGTGAAGCGGAGGTACTTCGAGCTGCTCCGCGAGGGGTTGATGGGTGCTGCTGCCGCCCGCGAGGTCGGGGTGTCCACCAGCTGCGGATCGCTGTGGTTCATAGATGCTGGCAGCATGCTCGTTCCCGACCCCGGCCCGATATCTCCGCGCTTCCTCACCCAGGACGACCGGATCGCTATCGCTGACGGCCTCCATGCCAAACAGCCCGTCAAGGAGATCGCCGCCTCGATCGGCAAGAGCCTCTCGACCGTCTACCGGGAGATCGAGCGCAACCGCAAGCCGGACGGCCGCTACCAGCCCTGGTGGGCCCACAACCAGGCACTCCTGCGCCGTGGCAGGCCGAAGGAGGAGAAGATCCGTAGCCACGAGCCGCTGCGCACCCTGGTACGCGAGAAGCTCACCGAAAAGTGGTCACCGCAGCAGGTCTCCCGATTTCTCGCCCGGTCTTTCGGCAACGATCCGGCGATGCGGGCCTGCCCGGAGACGATCTATCGGGCGCTCTTCGCCGGCCTGCTGGGCTTCAAGGACGCCAGGCTCCGCACCGGCCGCACCCGGCGCAAGAAGCAGCGCCGAGGCGTCCCCCAACCCAACAAGATCAAGAACATGACGCTCATCCACCAGCGCCCGCTGGAGGTCAACGACCGTACTCAACCGGGTCATTGGGAGGGCGACTTGATCATCGGGCGTGGCCAGGGATCGGCCATCGGTACCCTCGTCGAGCGCAGCACCCGCTACGTGAGGCTCGTCCATCTACCGCACGGCTGGAAGGCCCCTCAGGTCCGCAACGCCCTTATCGCGCAGACCGCGGACCTGCCGACCCAGCTCCGCCGGACCCTCACCTGGGACCAGGGCCGAGAGCTCGCCCTGCACCAAGACATCGAGGCGCTGACCGGGCTGCGGATCTACTTCTGTGACCCGCACTCACCCTGGCAGCGCGGCACCAACGAAAACACCAACGGGCTGCTGCGGCAGTACTTCCGCAAGGGCACCGACCTGTCCGTGCACACGTCCCACGATCTGCGAGAAGTCGCCCGACAGCTCAACCGGCGCCCCCGCATGGTCCTCGGCGACAAGACCCCATCCGAAGCCATGCGAGACTACCTCACAGGCCCATTGACCTGCTGA